In Janthinobacterium sp. 67, a genomic segment contains:
- a CDS encoding Mov34/MPN/PAD-1 family protein — MLSLSDWGTTDRRTLVHLERCVLEVFARHVQLIGSSRESGGILLGRVRGSNLEIIEATVPSRFDERFPFLFIRKARQHRQIADERWRCSGGTVRYLGEWHTHPEELPQPSSVDLVEWRTLSAKRNDGRPLLAVIVGRAGLHVEFINDAGQRLVLESIR, encoded by the coding sequence GTTAAGCGATTGGGGAACTACAGACCGTAGGACGCTCGTTCATCTGGAGCGCTGCGTTCTTGAAGTATTCGCCCGTCATGTCCAATTGATTGGAAGTAGCCGGGAAAGTGGCGGAATTTTGCTGGGGAGAGTCAGAGGCTCGAATTTGGAAATCATTGAAGCGACGGTACCGTCGCGGTTTGATGAGCGATTCCCGTTTTTATTTATACGCAAGGCCAGGCAGCACAGGCAAATCGCGGACGAGCGATGGCGGTGCAGCGGCGGCACAGTTCGGTATTTGGGCGAATGGCATACCCATCCTGAGGAACTCCCGCAACCCTCATCGGTGGATTTGGTGGAGTGGCGGACACTGTCGGCTAAGCGAAATGATGGCCGTCCATTGTTAGCTGTGATTGTTGGACGAGCGGGCCTGCATGTTGAATTTATTAATGACGCTGGCCAGCGTTTGGTTCTTGAGTCGATACGTTAA